The uncultured Methanolobus sp. sequence GACCGCAATCTTAACGGATGCAGAACTTAATAATGAAACCGACGTCACACTGTCTTTTGTCCATGAGCATTGCAGCAATTGCCTGAAATGCATCAGAATATGTCCTGCAGGAGCACTGTCAGAGGGCGGAACAATTGACAGGTACAAATGCGCTGATTACATGTTCAACACACTTGGAGGACTCAGGTGCGGAATGTGCATAAAGGTCTGTCCGTTGTGAAGACAAAAACAAAAGTAAACATAATAAAGAGAAAATGAACATCAATAGATGTCTTATTCATTTTGGAAGAATGAGAACATCCTTGATGTCCGCAATATACTCAGGCAAGAGTATACTCACCGCTAATTATCTCTCCTGTTGCTTCCGGCGGATGACCCTGTTCAGCTCTTGAACTGCGGGAATCCAGTACAAATTTATCAACAACAGACTTCATCTCCCTTGCAAGGGATGAAAGATTTTCCGCAGAATGTGAAAGGTCCTGCATTGTGGCATTCTGTTCATGCACAGCGGCTGATGCTTCCTCAGTTCCGTTGGCGGATTCCTCGGATATAGCACTTACTTCTTCAACTGATGATGTCACTTCTTCAATTGAAGCTGACTGTTCTTCAGCAGCCGCAGCAATATCCTGAACCATATTGGCAATCAGGTTTCCGGCTTCAACTACTTTGTCAACCACTTCAACCACTTCAGTCAGGGCTAAAGCACCAGTTTCAACCTCATCCACACCCTGTTGCATGGAAGTAACTGCATTGTGAGTTCCAGTCTGTATCTCTGAGATCAATGATTCGATTTGCTTTGCAGCATTTCCCGAATCTTCTGCCAGTTTCCTCACCTCATCTGCAACAACCGCAAATCCACGACCATGCTCACCTGCACGGGCTGCTTCAATAGCTGCATTGAGCGCCAGAAGGTTGGTCTGGTCAGCAATATTGGTGATAAGATTGACGATCTCACCTATTTGCCTGGACTTGGCATCAAGTTCCATTATAACACTGGATGAATCACCTGTGGCACTTTTAATTGAATTCATCTTTGCAAACAAATCCCTTGCTATGACTCCCAGATTGTTTATGAGCTCATTGGAATCCTTTGCACTATCAGCCGCCTTCTGGGAGTTTTTGGCTACTTCCTGCACCGTCATTGTCATATCGATCATTGCGCGTGTGACCTCTTCAGTTTTGGAAGCCTGGTTCTGTGAGCCATGCGCAATATCTGAAACAGTTTCGGCAATCTGATGTGACGAGGATGTCATTTCCTCAACTGATGCTGACATTTCCTCAGATGTGGCTGCAACATTCCTCGAACTGTCATGAACAAGTGAAACTACGTCATTAAGTGATATTCTGGTGTTTTCAATTCCATCAGTCAGGACTTTGAATTCACCTACTCCGTGAACTTTGACCGGTTTGCTCAGATTGTTATTGGATATAGCTTCAAGTACTTCGGATGAATCTGCAATTATTGACTGCAACTCCTGCCCGAAACTGTCAAGTGTTGAAGAGAATTCATGGAAATCACCTTTTGTTTCAAAACTGAATCTGGCATCAAGGTGACCTTCCGAATAATGATGGACAATGTCCATTGCTTCTTTCAGGGGAGTTACCAATGCTTCTATTGCAAGGTTAACCGTATCAATAGCTTCCCTGAACCCTCCTTCAAATTCAGAACCTGACGCACGATATTTAAGGTGGCCTGCTTCTGCTGCATTTCCAAGTTCAATGAACTCGTCAACAATTCCCTGGATGTTACTTAGCATTGTTATGTAGCATGGGACCAGTTCATCATTTTCCGAGCGCTTACCCATTTTCCGGAGGCCTTCAAGATCACTCATATCACCTATAGCAATCTTCTTGTTCATGCTCATAATAGTCAGCAGCCTTTCATGGATACTATTGGTTGCTGATGCAACCTCCTCAAATATCCCCTGATACTGGCCCTCGACTTTTCTTGTATGGTCATTATAGACCATTAACTGCAGGACTTCATTACTTTCAACAAGTCCTCCAAGACCATCAATGCAACTATTAAGGTTGTTCTTGATCTCGTTGAAATCACCATAATATTCATCTGTGATCTTTTCAGGAATATCACCTTTTGATATACGTTCAACATATTCCGCAGTCACATTCAACGGACTTATCACAGCATCAAAAGCTCCATTTACAGTTGTTACTGCTTC is a genomic window containing:
- a CDS encoding methyl-accepting chemotaxis protein produces the protein MLGYDKQKREIIEVLDSIESGKEDARLSLRRNGTDRDVAESFNSFLDKALEWKHEADEQIKLTRDMKPVLKATAVGNLNFRLQTGDFNGNAGELAEIINSMLDNVVKPLNESISVLNKYGVNDFQGNIGTEYQGIFAENIQAVNEVRARLLNVQHTLESMSKGDFNDLEMYKQIGKRSENDRLLPAMVSMMETIKGMTDEFILLGQSAEKGKLDYRADSTRFEGMFSEAVTTVNGAFDAVISPLNVTAEYVERISKGDIPEKITDEYYGDFNEIKNNLNSCIDGLGGLVESNEVLQLMVYNDHTRKVEGQYQGIFEEVASATNSIHERLLTIMSMNKKIAIGDMSDLEGLRKMGKRSENDELVPCYITMLSNIQGIVDEFIELGNAAEAGHLKYRASGSEFEGGFREAIDTVNLAIEALVTPLKEAMDIVHHYSEGHLDARFSFETKGDFHEFSSTLDSFGQELQSIIADSSEVLEAISNNNLSKPVKVHGVGEFKVLTDGIENTRISLNDVVSLVHDSSRNVAATSEEMSASVEEMTSSSHQIAETVSDIAHGSQNQASKTEEVTRAMIDMTMTVQEVAKNSQKAADSAKDSNELINNLGVIARDLFAKMNSIKSATGDSSSVIMELDAKSRQIGEIVNLITNIADQTNLLALNAAIEAARAGEHGRGFAVVADEVRKLAEDSGNAAKQIESLISEIQTGTHNAVTSMQQGVDEVETGALALTEVVEVVDKVVEAGNLIANMVQDIAAAAEEQSASIEEVTSSVEEVSAISEESANGTEEASAAVHEQNATMQDLSHSAENLSSLAREMKSVVDKFVLDSRSSRAEQGHPPEATGEIISGEYTLA